The following are encoded together in the Anopheles nili chromosome 3, idAnoNiliSN_F5_01, whole genome shotgun sequence genome:
- the LOC128722608 gene encoding uncharacterized protein LOC128722608 produces MSISNGKTSSDIENVDWNSSGMLTHTRYGSTSSQVSQSSGDICRICHCESDTLNPLLTPCYCSGSLKFVHQTCLQQWLTASETNACELCKFPFIMHTKIKPFNEWRSLDMSGVERRRLCCAVLFHCAAGLCVIWSLCVLIERAAEEVRRGQIGWPFWTKLIVVTVGLTGGVVFMYIQCKQYLNLCNRWRARNRILLIQNVPEKIHPPQSPQMPQFRRVHTAATSGQSLGGTMGINAVNNAVTATANSAAAASVAQLNVCQSSFDHPLGTTAVTVSVGGSSGPSTGGGGNHCELQLSQQGHIIAANIESNSIGGYDRDWTLDDISQVSFKPCLQGSGSLTPMPFHDSVHNICETTTGSGSGVMVMSAASTTAAGSAATGAGTSGSNNHRYSTASSSSNQCAQSTEQSVTNNNGVGNGGASKPMAGAELNLLSKLNSVASERSRSNSPNVGTAAMIPPTGAGAMGRYVNSAIFLENRDILNDPCVTEVRNQEPASKLYHRHSTVLAGSSSGSSFGREDGVAVGGTGGGQAEPNKTFRRYSDTKLLQKQSLSFPQEPLALCEIGTHTKDQLLLNPKSIIYDMTSLLGPPVDAKDTANGADRPVIAENANNRHHHAHHHHHHHHHPHHHHRHHHAFHHYPHLAPDGRPSEDGTQQNAIQTTDIQFESGGALDDDALEMNIQDILEYDQLQQQQQQQQQHYYAQDKQHRVGVEQRLSLENILQSSYHDDPGTEAIRPYYDHHGHSMLSLSLASKPQPASSALLPGSRPHGQVMSALSTDYPYPRSTMAGTVVVADSDLHRPYQQPSHPQLQQQRSHCCTETPDASTFGGDSNKLKLFKSLPNLSASSENLLP; encoded by the exons GTACGGTTCCACCAGCAGCCAGGTGTCGCAGAGCAGCGGCGACATTTGCCGCATCTGCCACTGCGAGTCGGACACGCTCAACCCGCTCCTGACGCCCTGCTACTGCTCCGGCAGCCTGAAGTTCGTGCACCAGACCTGCCTGCAGCAGTGGCTGACGGCGTCGGAAACGAACGCCTGCGAGCTGTGCAAGTTCCCGTTCATTATGCACacgaaaatcaaaccattcAACGAG TGGCGCAGCCTGGACATGTCCGGTGTGGAAAGACGTCGGCTTTGCTGTGCGGTTCTGTTCCACTGTGCGGCCGGTTTGTGCGTCATTTGGTCGCTGTGTGTGCTGATCGAACGAGCCGCTGAGGAAGTACGCCGTGGCCAGATTGGGTGGCCCTTTTGGACTAAGTTGATCGTGGTAACGGTCGGGCTTACTGGCGGCGTCGTCTTTATGTACATTCAATGCAAGCAGTATTTGAACCTTTGCAACCGCTGGCGAGCGAGAAACCG catacTGCTCATCCAGAACGTCCCGGAGAAAATCCATCCACCGCAATCACCACAAATGCCCCAGTTCCGGCGGGTTCATACAGCGGCCACATCCGGCCAGTCGCTCGGTGGCACTATGGGCATTAACGCAGTCAATAACGCCGTCACGGCAACGGCCAACTCGGCAGCAGCGGCCTCAGTCGCCCAACTGAACGTCTGCCAGTCATCGTTCGATCACCCACTTGGGACGACGGCTGTAACGGTTAGCGTTGGTGGAAGTAGTGGCCCTTCAACGGGCGGTGGTGGTAACCATTGCGAGCTGCAACTGAGCCAACAGGGTCACATTATTGCGGCAAACATCGAGAGCAACTCGATCGGTGGGTACGATCGAGACTGGACACTGGACGATATCAGTCAGGTGTCGTTTAAACCGTGCCTGCAGGGCAGCGGAAGCCTCACACCGATGCCGTTTCATGATTCGGTGCACAACATTTGCGAAACGACGACCGGGAGTGGCAGTGGCGTTATGGTGATGAGTGCAGCCTCAACCACGGCCGCAGGATCTGCTGCCACCGGTGCTGGGACGAGTGGTAGCAATAATCATCGCTATTCAACCGCGTCCAGCTCGTCAAATCAATGCGCTCAAAGTACGGAACAAAGTGTAACGAACAATAATGGAGTGGGTAACGGTGGGGCCAGCAAACCGATGGCCGGTGCTGAGCTGAATCTGTTAAGTAAGCTCAATAGCGTAGCATCGgagagaagcagaagcaacTCGCCGAATGTTGGGACGGCGGCGATGATTCCTCCAACGGGTGCGGGTGCGATGGGACGGTACGTGAATTCGGCCATATTCCTCGAAAACCGCGACATTTTAAATGATCCTTGCGTCACGGAGGTTAGGAACCAGGAGCCGGCTAGCAAGCTGTACCATCGTCACTCCACGGTACTGGCTGGGTCGTCTTCCGGATCGTCCTTTGGCCGGGAGGATGGAGTGGCTGTGGGAGGAACAGGTGGCGGACAAGCCGAACCGAACAAAACATTCCGGCGCTACTCGGACACGAAGCTGCTGCAGAAGCAATCACTCAGCTTCCCTCAGGAACCGCTCGCACTGTGTGAGATTGGCACGCACACCAAAGATCAGCTGCTGCTGAATCCTAAAAGTATCATCTACGATATGACCAGCCTGCTTGGGCCACCGGTTGATGCGAAGGACACGGCGAATGGTGCCGATCGGCCGGTGATCGctgaaaatgcaaataatcgGCATCATCACgcgcaccatcaccatcaccatcatcatcatccgcaccatcaccatcggcaTCATCATGCGTTCCATCATTATCCTCATTTAGCGCCGGATGGCCGACCGAGCGAGGATGGTACGCAGCAGAATGCGATTCAAACGACAGACATCCAGTTCGAGAGTGGTGGCGCGTTGGATGATGACGCACTGGAGATGAACATCCAGGATATTCTCGAATACGAccagcttcagcagcagcaacagcagcagcagcagcactatTACGCCCAGGACAAGCAGCACCGTGTTGGTGTTGAACAACGGCTGTCGTTGGAGAACATTTTGCAATCCTCGTACCATGATGATCCTGGTACGGAAGCGATACGACCGTACTACGATCACCACGGCCACTCGATGCTGTCGCTGAGTCTCGCTAGTAAACCGCAACCTGCGTCCTCCGCTCTGCTTCCGGGCAGCCGTCCACACGGTCAGGTGATGTCCGCCCTGTCCACCGACTATCCGTATCCGCGCTCGACGATGGCCGGTACCGTTGTCGTCGCTGATAGCGATCTGCACCGTCCCTATCAGCAACCGTCACATCCGcaattgcagcagcagcggtcgCACTGTTGCACCGAAACGCCGGACGCAAGTACGTTCGGTGGCGACAGCAACAAGCTGAAGCTGTTCAAATCCCTGCCCAATCTGAGTGCGAGCAGTGAAAACTTGCTGCCATAG
- the LOC128727121 gene encoding phosphatidate cytidylyltransferase, photoreceptor-specific: MSAGDVGAELRRRLPAEGDTSHQQESPKQQHQPPECTTTENSDHVDSETETEERMPEEKYVDEMAKNLPQGTNKMPEVLGQALNGLPDRWKNWVIRGIFTMIMISGFCLIIYGGPLALMVTALAVQVKCFQEIISIGYSVYRIHGLPWFRSLSWYFLLTSNYFFYGENLVDYFGVAVSRVDSLRFLVKYHRFLSFCLYCIGFVWFVLSLVKKYYMKQFSLFAWTHVALLIVVTQSYLIIQNIFEGLIWFIVPVSMIVCNDVMAYMFGFFFGRTPLIQLSPKKTWEGFIGGGFATVIFGLLASYFLCQFQFFVCPIEYSESEGRMLIECEPSYLFRPQEYSIELFGANKTLTMYPFLLHSLSMSIFSSVIGPFGGFFASGFKRAFKIKDFGDMIPGHGGIMDRFDCQFLMATFVNVYISSFIRYASPQKLLNMVYSLKPEEQLQLFNQLKDSLEDRNIINLN; this comes from the exons ATGAGTGCAGGCGATGTAGGTGCCGAGTTGCGGCGCAGATTGCCAGCGGAAGGCGACACCAGCCACCAGCAGGAAAGCCcaaaacagcaacaccagccaCCGGAGTGCACCACCACGGAAAATTCTGATCAT GTCGACTCCGAGACGGAAACGGAGGAGCGAATGCCGGAGGAAAAATATGTCGATGAAATGGCCAAAAACCTTCCCCAGGGAACGAACAAAATGCCGGAGGTTCTCGGTCAAGCGTTGAACGGCCTGCCCGATAG GTGGAAGAACTGGGTGATACGAGGCATCTTCACGATGATAATGATCAGTGGATTCTGTTTAATCATCTATGGCGGACCTTTGGCATTGATGGTGACG GCCCTCGCCGTACAAGTGAAATGCTTCCAGGAGATTATTTCGATCGGCTACTCCGTGTACCGCATTCACGGTTTGCCCTGGTTCCGCAGCTTGTCCTGGTACTTTTTGCTGACGTCCAACTACTTCTTCTACGGTGAAAATTTGGTCGACTACTTCGGTGTTGCGGTCAGCCGTGTG GATTCGCTGCGTTTCCTAGTCAAGTACCATCGCTTCCTATCGTTCTGCCTGTACTGCATCGGGTTTGTCTGGTTTGTGCTGTCGCTGGTGAAGAAATACTACATGAAACAGTTCAGCCTATTCGCCTGGACCCACGTGGCGCTGCTGATCGTTGTGACGCAAAGCTACCTGATCATTCAGAACATTTTCGAGGGTCTGATCTGGTTTATCGTACCCGTCTCGATGATCGTGTGCAACGACGTGATGGCGTACATGTTTGGGTTCTTCTTCGGTCGTACACCGTTGATCCAGCTCAGCCCAAAGAAGACCTGGGAAGGCTTCATTGGAGGTGGGTTTGCGACTGTCATTTTTGGGCTGCTGGCGTCGTACTTCCTGTGCCAGTTTCAGTTCTTCGTCTGCCCGATCGAATACTCGGAATCCGAGGGACGGATGTTGATCGAGTGCGAACCTAGCTACTTATTCCGGCCGCAAGAATACAGCATTGAATTG TTTGGTGCCAACAAAACACTTACGATGTATCCCTTCCTACTGCATTCGCTCTCGATGAGCATCTTCAGTTCAGTGATTGGACCATTTGGAGGCTTTTTCGCTTCAGGATTTAAGCGTGCATTTAAAATTAAG GACTTTGGAGACATGATTCCCGGACACGGAGGTATTATGGACCGTTTCGATTGCCAGTTCTTGATGGCAACGTTTGTTAACGTGTACATCTCTAGCTTCATCCGTTATGCTTCGCCACAAAAATTGCTAAACATG GTGTATAGTCTTAAGCCCGAAGAACAGCTGCAACTGTTCAACCAGTTGAAAGACAGTCTCGAAGATCGAAATATTATTAATCTAAATTAA
- the LOC128727123 gene encoding uncharacterized protein LOC128727123 has protein sequence MSLRAIQKRDREKLSSSQRQQQQQQFINHQQRNSPGVGVTAPLPALPYVGATAALTVTQTAAMKMTTVPSVQAIIQSQHAKRKQQHAGATAPSVLTRTVSSTLRRCSSCPALPTVRHMHHTRKQQQRLRSVRSESEISALRDHLEGTVDRRSGVGVATVGDSFSSNNLFLGAKSEVCLKTLAVKNTLLPSFGKTGAMQQQQQQSSRSLPSSGSIRGSGDAGGGSGGSTQTSKRLYESRRASELSSSDFGTSKSELHLKANASAVRIPIVGYEVMEERARFTIFKLRIENSISHTCWLVLRRYTDFVRLNNKLKTVFPHCNLVLPRKKWFGDNFSTGFIDNRIQGLQVFINTILGDDVMRTCQAVRDFFCLDEPPSYSESMEESRVIFEAQEETISQLKQQLQAKEEMMQALQTKLASELNRNNILANVIRNSVENCAKCSKSADQLMKESVYK, from the exons ATGTCACTGCGCGCCATCCAGAAGCGGGACAGGGAGAAATTATCGTCCTCCCAgcgccagcaacagcagcaacagtttaTCAACCACCAACAGCGCAATAGTCCTGGTGTTGGTGTGACGGCACCACTGCCAGCATTGCCCTACGTTGGCGCCACAGCTGCGTTGACGGTGACACAAACGGCGGCCATGAAGATGACAACTGTCCCATCGGTTCAGGCCATCATACAAAGCCAGCATGCAAAGCGCAAACAGCAACACGCGGGTGCAACTGCACCATCAGTGCTAACCCGGACGGTATCGTCCACGCTGCGACGTTGCAGCTCGTGCCCAGCACTGCCGACGGTGCGGCACATGCACCACACAaggaaacagcagcagcggttgcgttcggttcggtcggaAAGTGAGATTAGTGCGTTGCGTGACCATCTCGAAGGAACTGTCGATCGCCGAtcgggtgtgggtgtggcCACCGTTGGTGAcagcttcagcagcaacaatttGTTCTTGGGTGCGAAGTCCGAAGTGTGCCTTAAAACGCTGGCCGTGAAGAATACGCTGCTGCCATCGTTCGGGAAAACCGGtgcgatgcagcagcagcagcagcagtcttCTCGATCGCTGCCTTCCAGTGGCAGCATCCGGGGTAGTGGTGATGCTGGGGGTGGTAGTGGTGGATCGACACAAACATCGAAACGGTTGTACGAGAGCCGCCGTGCGTCGGAGCTGAGCAGTAGCGATTTTGGGACGAGTAAATCCGAGCTACATCTCAAAGCCAATGCCAGCGCGGTTCGCATTCCCATCGTGGGCTATGAGGTCATGGAGGAGAGAGCTCGATTTACG aTATTCAAACTGCGCATCGAAAACAGCATTTCGCATACGTGCTGGTTGGTGCTGCGCCGTTACACCGACTTCGTGCGGTTAAACAACAAACTGAAGACCGTCTTTCCGCACTGTAATCTCGTGCTTCCGCGGAAGAAGTGGTTCGGCGATAACTTCAGCACCGGCTTCATCGACAACCGGATACAGGGGCTGCAGGTGTTCATTAACACCATCCTTGGGGATGATGTGATGCGCACGTGCCAGGCTGTGCGAGACTTTTTCTGTCTCGATGAACCGCCGTCTTATTCCGAGAGTATGGAAGAGTCCAGG GTAATTTTCGAGGCTCAGGAGGAAACAATCTCACAGCTTAAGCAGCAGCTCCAGGCCAAAGAGGAAATGATGCAGGCCTTGCAAACGAAGCTCGCCAGCGAACTGAACCGCAACAACATTTTAGCCAACGTCATACG gaACAGCGTCGAGAATTGTGCCAAATGTTCCAAATCTGCCGATCAACTGATGAAAGAATCCGTCTACAAGTAG
- the LOC128724602 gene encoding protein spaetzle 5: protein MTLALGTPYPYPHPTMPPQKPPCGSYGQEPCAFVPAPKGMTPKCVTPGATFCEANPDYPAYLIKHLVESLGYQRIVANEERIDFSANKPVEEEEHLHHHYHHFYGSFSPMEPAKPSSKPAAPGPAYGYLAPVQQMLGSMNYEHKRPAPIPQPIYIPKPRHSYHYNTHARAPLYNRPAASGSGGQGYYYPSPAGSAPVPATAPVTQYSPADWLKRFARDLSDKHQREVRLGALRRADESVNLFDSEPAPFRRPAVLNETTYERVLAKNRPKRQTEQVRETLCSVRERYITPQTALNTKGNWMFVVNQENSRQLVKTEICASTECSNLCSFPVGYSSRCEQRYVQKRLLTLDPSGQTLYVDTYWFPSCCVCSLYAGN, encoded by the exons ATGACGTTGGCCCTTGGCACACCATACCCATATCCCCATCCAACGATGCCTCCACAGAAGCCACCCTGCGGTTCGTACGGTCAAGAACCGTGCGCTTTCGTCCCTGCACCTAAAGGAATGACTCCTAAATGCGTCACTCCCGGAGCGACATTTTGTGAAGCGAATCCCGACTATCCCGC TTACCTCATCAAACACCTGGTAGAGTCACTTGGCTATCAGCGCATCGTAGCGAACGAAGAACGCATCGATTTCAGCGCCAACAAACCAGTAGAAGAGGAGGAACACCTTCACCATCATTACCATCACTTTTACGGTTCGTTCAGCCCGATGGAGCCAGCTAAACCGAGCAGCAAACCGGCAGCTCCGGGACCGGCGTATGGTTATCTCGCACCGGTTCAACAAATGCTTGGATCGATGAACTACGAGCATAAACGCCCGGCACCGATTCCACAGCCCATCTACATTCCAAAACCTCGCCATTCGTACCACtacaacacgcacgcacgagcaCCATTATACAACCGACCGgccgcttccggttccggtggtcaAGGGTATTATTATCCTTCCCCAGCAGGATCAGCTCCAGTTCCGGCAACGGCACCGGTGACGCAGTACAGCCCGGCGGATTGGCTTAAACGTTTTGCACGGGATCTCTCGGACAAACATCAGCGTGAGGTTCGTCTGGGGGCGCTTAGGAGAGCTGATGAGTCGGTTAACCTGTTCGACTCGGAACCGGCTCCCTTTCGGCGTCCAGCGGTGTTGAATGAAACCACGTACGAGCGGGTGTTGGCGAAAAATCGACCTAAACGGCAGACAGAGCAGGTTCGAGAGACGTTGTGCAGCGTTCGGGAGCGGTACATCACGCCGCAGACGGCACTGAACACGAAAG GAAACTGGATGTTTGTAGTAAATCAGGAAAACTCGAGGCAGCTCGTCAAAACCGAAATCTGTGC GTCAACGGAGTGCTCCAACCTGTGCAGCTTTCCCGTCGGTTACAGCTCCCGGTGCGAGCAGAGGTACGTCCAGAAGCGCCTGTTAACGCTGGACCCAAGCGGTCAGACACTCTACGTTGACACGTATTGGTTCCCGAGCTGTTGCGTGTGTTCGTTGTACGCGGGAAATTAA